TTTTCCTTAAAAAGAAAACTAATAAAAAAACTAATGAAGAATTATGAAAGAAATATGCTACCAGTATAAAAATAAAAAATAGTAAGTTCTTATTTCTCATTAAATAAATAAATGCGAATATGGTTAAGGATATTGCCATTGTCTGCCTTAGACCGGTCATTGTCATAGCAAAGATTCCGATTGTTACATGCAAATAAAAACTCATTAGTATATTCTTAGAATGGAGGCGGTACAAAGTAGAAACAGAAATTACAACAATAGCTGAAATAATTCCTAGATATGATTGAAAACTTAAGTCGAGTTTTTTTATTACAAAATTAAAATACGAATATCCGAGTTCTGTTGGTCTTAATAGATATTCTAAATAGTATTTTGCATTTTCATATTCATTAGAATACGCAAGAGTATCAGTTCCTACTGTCTCCCCTTTTAAAGCCATTACTAAAAACAAGCTAACGCCTGCAGAAATGGTAAATAATTTACTGTTATATTTTAAACTTAGCCGACTATTTACATTAACAAGAAAAGCAATAAATCCCCAATATGACAAAAGAGTCATATACACAATCATAGAACCACCCAATTTTCTACAGTATTAACCTAACATCATCAACCCAATTTTCTATATTAAAAGTATCCGAATTAAAACAATACTCTTTCATCCCTTCGATTTGTTCCTGTTTCAAGGATAAAATCATAATAAATTTATCTAAATCAATATTTTCCTTATTTATATCTAGGAAATATCCATTCTTTCCTTCAACAAGGTATTTCTGAAGATCACTAGTATTTGTTGCTATTACAGGCACACCACAAGTTATACTTTCAGTGAACTTTGTTGGAAATCCAGCCTTAGTTGTCCTATTATCATCTCTAATTAGCAAAGAAAAGTCAGCTTGATTTACCATTTTCTGTACATCAGAATTACTTCTTCTACCATGAAATATTATTTGATTTTCTAGTTCATTTAACATTTGAGAATCGTCTGGTAATACTTCTAAATATTGTTCTTTTGTAATGCCGTAAATATCAAAATGAAAATTAATAATCCCTTTCTTAAAAGATTTATACAATAGTAATATTGCAAGATCTAATCTATCCTTTGCCAATTTTCTATTTTTTAAAGGTTTTCCCAATCTAAAAGGAACACCCGCATAAATTAATTTTATAATATGGTTATTTTCATATCCTTTTACATAATTTGAATGATTCTTCAATTTAGAATTAATTAGTGTAGGTATTACAATTGTGTTTTTACCATTATAATATTGAGCCAAATAATCACTTACTACGATTAGTGAATCAACCTTCCTATTTATGACCTTCATTCTAATGGTTGTATCTAAGTATTTTAAAGTTTTGAAAAATATATTCCCTTCATTTCCTCCATACCACTCTGAACAATCTGATATTATTTTTATCTTGTTTTTCTTGCAATATCTTCTTATTCTTTCAAAAGCAACAGATTGATAGTTATAGCAGATAACAGCTTCTATATCATTGTATTTACTAACAACCTTAGAAAAGAGGTCAGTACTAGTTAAATACTTCATCCATTCCTTGTTATTTTTAGGATAAGGTACGCCCCAACATGTAAACCCTTCATATTCTTGTTTACTAATTTTTATATCATCATCAAAGGTAATATTTTTATCTATTCCAATTAAAACAATAGAATACCCAGATTTCCTTAATATTTTTGCATTTGCCATTACTCTATTTGCAGCTGCATTTTTGTCAGGAAGCTCAAAACCTCCAATGTAAATAATTGTCCCTTTCCTCATTTAAGTTAAATCTCCTTTTATTTAGGAAGTTTATATAAGTTAATTATTTATTTTCTTTTCCTTATATTTTTGATTAATAAAAATCCTATTTAATATTGACTCATTACTAGTTCTAGCAATTAGCTAATTTGTTTAATTCTACTAATATATGCTTGTACAACTATATTTCTATCAAATTCTTTTTCAATCTTCAATCTGGAATTCAATCCCATTCGGGCTCTATCTTCATAAGAAAGATTAATAAATTTCTCAATCTTATCAACTAAATGGTTGGTGTCTTTAGGTGCAAAAGTATAGCCATTATATGATTCTTCTATTGTCTCTCTGCATCCAGGAATATTGGAGGCAATTAAAACTCTACCTGTTGCAGCTGTTTCAAGTAAAACATTTGATAATCCTTCCCCACCATGGGAAGGTTGAATTATACAATGTGCTTCCTCAATAAAAGGTCTCACATTAGATTGATAACCATAATAGTTTATATACCCCTCTTTTTCATAGAGGGTAATTTTATCATTATAATGCGGTTGTGATTTTTCGACATAACCTATTAAATTAAATCTAGTATTAGGATATTTATCTTTTATTATTTTCGCAGCTTCTAAATACTGGTCGATTCCTTTGTCCTTCATTATTCTACCAATAAAAATAAATGTTAATATATTATCATTTGGAAATTCGCGAAAGGTATATTCTTTTAAATTTACTCCTGAACCTGGTATTAGCATATAATTGCCTTTTATAATGTTACCTTCTAAAAGAGTACTCATATCTGCTGTATTTTGAAAAAATACAGTATAAGATTTTTTTAAGCTCAATTTATACATAAATGCTAGAAATGACTTTAATAGTGACTTTTTACTAAAACCACTTCCCAAACCTGTAATTGTATTAATACAAGGGATATTTAACAATCTACAAGCCACCCCCCCATAAAGGTTGGGTTTAATTGTGTATGCCAATACCACATCTGGTTTAACCATGATAAGGATTCGAATATAGTGCAATATTAGCTTAAAATCAGTAATCGGATTTGTGCCTCTTCCATCTACATTTGTTTCTATAAACTTACATCCCCAGTCAACCATTTTTGGCACTTTATCATCATCTTTAGGCAAAGAGATGAAAACCTCATATCCATTTTTCAATAATTCTTTAACAAATTCTTTGCGAAAGTTATATATAACGAACCCATGATTTCCTAACAATAGTACTTTTTTCATCCTAGAGATTTTAATCACCCATCTTTTCACTCAATAATATCTAATAAATTATGAACTCTACTTTACTAATTATCCATTTATTAAGGTAGTAACCTCTCTTTTGTATCGGAGTTGTTATGTTTAACTTTATGGACCCCTTCCTTAACACCATCTGATTTCAAAACCTTTATTATAGTTAATAAAAAAATTTTAAAATCTAATAGAAAAGATATGTTTTTTACATATTCTCCGTCTAGAGATGCCTTTTCTTTAAACGAGACAAGGTCTCTACCACTTATCTGTGCTAGTCCTGTTAACCCTGGCTTTATGCTATAAACGCCGTTTTTATCTCTTTCCATATATAAGTCATATTCTTTCTTGATTATAGGTCTTGGCCCTATAATACTCATTTCACCTTTTATAATATTAATGATTTGAGGAAGTTCATCTAAACTTGTTTTTCGCAAAAATTTCCCAACTTTTGTAATGTAGGTATCAGGATTTTCCAGCATCCATGTAGGACTATTCTTTGGTGCATCAGTTCTCATTGTTCTGAACTTATATATATAAAATTGTACTTTATTTGTCCCAACTCGCAGTTGTTTAAACAATATCGGACCTTTTGAATCAAACTTTATAAATATAATAATTAATAAAAAAACCGGTGATAATAACAGTAAACCTGTAATCGAAAGAATTAGATCAATTATTCTTTTTATATACCTTTTATAAATCATTAAATCGCCGCCCCAAAATAACATAAAAATATTAAGGTGTATCAATTATAATAGTTACTTCAATCTAAATTGTGGCTATAGAATTCAAAGTATTCCATTTGACCTTTTCTGTTTCTACTAGTTTATCCATTAATTCTAGAAGGTCATTTCTAAGAGTAGGGTCTTGTAAAGCAAATTCAATGGTAGTCTTTACAAAGCCAAATTTTTCGCCAACATCATAACGCTTTCCTTCGAAATCATATGCAAATACTTTTTGAATTTCATTTAGCTTCTGAATAGCGTCTGTTAATTGGACTTCCCCACCAGCTCCTTTTTCCTGACGGTCTAGAAACATAAAAATTTCTGGAGTTAATATATATCTACCCATAATTGCTAGGTTAGATGGTGCAGTACCTGGTTTTGGTTTTTCTACAAAGTTGCTAACCTGATAACGTCGTCCTTCTTGTGAAGATGGATCGATAATCCCATAACGATGTGTATCAGAATCTACCACTGTCTGAACTCCAATTACCGAAGAGAAAGTATCCTCATATTGATTGATTAACTGTTTTAAGCATGGCGTATCACTTTGAACAATATCATCACCTAATAAAACAGCAAATGGTTCATTTCCAATAAAGTTACGGGCACACCAAACGGCATGTCCAAGTCCTTTTGGTTCTTTTTGACGAATATAGTGGATATCTGCTAGATTTGTAGCATATTTCACTTTATCTAAAATATCGAATTTTTCCTTTTCTATTAGATTCTGTTCAAGCTCCATTGCATTGTCAAAATGATCCTCGATTGCTCTTTTCCCTTTACCAGTAACAATAATGATATCCTCAATACCGGAAGCAACAGCTTCTTCTACTATATACTGGATAGTAGGCTTATCTACAATTGGCAGCATTTCCTTTGGCATTGCCTTTGTTGCCGGTAAAAATCTTGTTCCCAGTCCAGCAGCGGGAATAATTGCCTTTCTAACTCTTTGCACTATTTGTTCCCCCCTCTTTTATTTTTATCGTTTATATAAACATTTTTCAAAAAAATAAATACTTAATGGAAATTCAAGCATTAACGTGAGCTTAACCTTTCATTAAGTATCTATTGTTTTTTATAGTCTAGCATCTAACTCGTCCTCACATCATGCTTTTGACAATATGCTTCAAGGAAGGGAAGAGATTTCTCCTCCCCCACAGCCAGATCGAGTGCTCCCATGGATATCGGACAGGAAACCTCGCCGTTCAGGTTTTATGCCTGATAAATGTACGGTCATTGCTGATCAGCCCTATCGACTTATTACCTTAAAATAGGTTGAATAACTTTTTCCTTTTAATACGTTCTGGGTCTTCTTTGTAAACTTCCTTACCCTCTAAGGCAAGAGCAGCATTTTCTTCAAAGTAGTAGACCATATCGATCCCATACTTTTTATTAATAGTGCTCAAGGCTTCTCTCATTTTACAAGTACGGCTTGTGATATTATGAGCATCAGATGCAATAAAATGAGTTAAGTTTGCTTCAATCATTTGAAATGAAAAGTTCTTGATTTTCTTGCCAAAGTCTCCACATACACTAGATGCTGTGACTTGAGTCAATGCACCTTTTTCAACTAACTTGTAGATCACATCTGGTCTTTCAATAATCTCCTGATTCCGTTCAGGATGAACTATTACTGGTACTAGACCTTTCATTTGCAGGTCATAAAATAACTTTTCAGTATACCTCGGCACATGGTTCGATGGAAATTCTACAAGGACATACGGAGTATGATTCACAGTGAGGATGTCTCCTAGCTCGTATCCTTCGAGCATTTCGCCATGAATTCGTACTTCTTGCCCCGGTATGATCTCTAAATCTAGCTTCTCTAAGCGAATGGCCTCATTTAATTCTTTCACTCTATCAATAATAAGCTGCTTTGGATTCTCATAGCGGCTATTCATATGATGTGGCGTCGCCACAATAGTATGAATTCCTTGTTCAACAGCCTTTTTCGCCATATTTATACTATCAGAAAGAGACTGCGCCCCATCATCAACACCCGGTAATATATGACAATGTATATCAATCATGGACAACACTCTCTTCTTTAAAATACTATTGTTAGTTTTCATTATTTGTTATTTCGGTTAACTTTTTGTTCCGTAATAATAGTAGTAATCATTACTTTTCATTTCTTTATTATTCAGAACTACACCCAACATCTTACTTTGGGCATTTACTAGCAATTCTTTCGCTTTTTTTGCAGGTTCAATTTCAGTTTTGCCACTAGAGACTACAAAAATTGATCCATCCACCTTATTCGCAATAATCTGCGGGTCTGCAACCGCTAATAGTGGCGGTGTATCAAAGATGACATAATCAAATAGTTCTTTTGCTTCTTCAATGAATTGTTCCATAGATTTTGAGCTCAAAAGCTCCGCTGGGTTTGGTGGAATCGGTCCGCTTGTTAGAATATATAAATCCTTCTCTTCTGTTTCATGGACCGTTTTTATAAGTGTTGCTTGCTTGGTTAACACGGTTGTAAAACCAAATAAGTTATTAATTCCGAACGTACGATGAGCAGTCGGTTTACGAAGGTCAGCATCTACTAGCAATACCTTTTTTCCAAGCTGAGCAAAGACAACAGCTAGGTTTGCTGCCGAAGTTGACTTTCCTTCACCGGGTCCTGAAGAAGTAACCATGATCGTATGGATCTCATTATCAATAGAGGAATATTGAATGTTCGTTCGAATCGTTCTGTATTGCTCTGAAATCGGCGACTTCGGATCTAATGAAGCTATTAGCTTCCTAGCTGGATCTATTATTCTTACCGTTTTATTTTTCTTAAACGCCAACACTCTCACCTCTTCCTGTCGCTCTGTTTTTTGCAGTTCTACGTTTTTTTAATTCTTCCATTTTTTGGTTATCCATTGTTGCGATTACTCCTAGAACTGGAAGACCTAATATCTTTTCAATATCCTGTTCAGTTTTTACAGTGTTATCGAAGTATTCAAGTAAAAACGCAAGACCTACGGATGCCATAAAACCTACAACAATTGCAATAGCCACATTTAATAATGGCTGCGGTTTGATTGGTGATTGTTTCTCTGCTACAGTAGCTTTTGCAAGAACACTAACATTATCTACATTCATAATCTTTGATATTTCAGCTTGGAAAACTTCAGCCGTTTTATTAGCAATATTTGCAGCCGTTTTAGCACTTTCATCTTGAACGGAAATGTTAACAACCTGGGAATCCTTTTCGCTACCTACAGTGATTTTTTCATTTAATTGTGTAGCAGTAATATCTAGCTTTAATTCATCCACAACCTTGTCTAGAATAGCTGGACTTTTAATGATTACATTATAGGTATTAATTAATTGAAGGTTAGTTTGAACTTCACTAGGACTATAGATTGATTGCTCACTCTTTGCTTGGTTAATAAGAATTTGTGTCGAAGTCTGGTAGATTGGGGTTAGGAAAAAGTAACTAACGACTCCGCTTACTAAACCAGCTGTCATCGTAATCAGTATAATCATAACGAGTCGTTTCTTTAACGTCTCTAGTAATTCTTTTAAACTAATTGTTTCTTCCATTAGAGATCCTCCTGTTTAATATCTGCAATCAAAGCAAATAGTATTATACCATTTTCACCTGTCGAAATTTGTCACTTTGTGGTGAGTGGTGGATATTTATTTAACCTTTGTCATTTTAACATGATTTTTGTAGAATAAAAGTAGTTATAACTTGGAAATAAATTTACAAATGAAAAATTGTAGTAATTTGTAAATCACCTAAACAATAATATCATATCTTTTGTAAAAATTTGTAGTTTTTTAGAAGATGGAAGTAATTTCTATATAAGACTTTTTTCACAATTGATAGAAAATATCACGTTTCCAACTAGTCCTATCGTCACGCGCACTCGAATACATTTCACTAATAATTTGTAAAAATTGTAGTTTTTTTGAAATAGAGTCCATTTCTTTTATATATTTTTGCTATACTAATAGAAGAATTGCATTTGGGGGTAAATTCATGAAGTATTTTCTTACTGCCCTTTGGGCCTTTATATGTATCGGTGTTCTAGCCTATAGTCATCTCAGTTGGAATAAGCAAACATCCGTTCAGGCAGTTATATCTGAACCTGAAACGAAAGACAAGCAAGAGTCTATTGAAGGAACCATTGATCATAAATATATCGAACTGGCTGGGAACTGGCCAAAATCTGCTATTGATAAACTTACACTTTCTTTAAAAGAAGGTAATCCATATAAAATTCTCTTTGTTGGGTCAACCACAAGTGAATGGGAGAACGTTGTTTCAACTAGTATTACTGATAGTTTCGGTAGCGAACGAGTCACTAATGAGCTTCTTACCTACGATTTAACTTCAGAAGAGTTTGTTGCTGAGAATAAGCAGCTAGAGATAGCTGCAAAAGGCGCCCAGCTTATTGTCATTGAACCGTTCCTATTGAACGACAATGGAGTAGTTACCATAGATGTTACTTTAGCAAACTTAACAAAGATAATCGAAGATATTAAGGCTGACAATCCAGGTACTACCTTCCTATTGCAACCTTCATACCCAATATATCTTCCTAAGTATTATTCCACACAGATAGAAGAATTAAAGGCATATGCAAAGGAAAATAATATAACCTATCTTGATCATTGGACAGCATGGCCATCAACAGACAACCTTGAAATAAAGGAATATTTAGATGAACAGCAAAGTGGTCCGAGTGAGAAGGGCTATCAGGTTTGGGCACAGTATCTTGTTGAATATTTTGTAAACAAATAAGGCAAACTAGCGATACGCTAGTTTGCCTTTCTTCTATATTATTGAACCTTCATTTTCATTAGGTCGATTTTCAAATCTTCTATTAATTTTGCAACTGTAACACCCTGATCACTTAAACCTCGATCATAAGCTTTCTTAACAATGTAAAAGAATTCGTCTGGCGAAAACTCTTCTTTACTCTTACTACCCATTCGGCAAATTTCTCCTTTCTTCTATTAATCTCTTGCCTATTCTACTAAACTTCTCAAATTTTGTAAATCAATTGTAAGCAATTGTAAAGTAGAAATATTTGTGTAATTTTATTAATAGAATTAAGAACTTTTTCTGCTGGTAATAACATTCTTCTATCTTTCTACCTAGATTTTTGGTATTCTATTTTTTAGATGTTAAAAAAAATGTCATTTTTTCGGAGGTAATCTCAATTGAGATCTAATAATAAAAAAGGTAAGAAGTGGTTGAAGGTCACCGGAATTATTCTTCTTGTGTTATTGATTGCTGGTGGCGCCTATGGATTCACAGTATACAATTCCTTTAAAAATGCTGTAGATACGATGCATGAGCCAATCGAACGCAAACAATCTGAAAAACGTCCCGAGCCTGTAGAATTGGTTGAAAAGGATCCATTCTCTGTTTTAATGCTTGGTGTTGATTCACAAAGTGACAAAGGACGCACAGATACGATTATTGTCCTTACCGTTAACCCAAATACAAACTCTGCTAAAATGCTTAGTATCCCACGTGATACACGTACTGAAATAATTGGTAAAGGATATGACGATAAAATCAACCATGCCCATGCCTTTGGCGGTGTTGAAATGGCGATGGATACGGTTGAAAACTTCCTTGATATCCCTATTGATTATTATATGAAGGTGAATATGGAAGGGTTTAAGGATATCGTCAACGCTGTTGGTGGTGTTACCGTCACAAACAGTCTCGATTTTACTGAAGCTGGTAACCATTATCCTGTTGGTGAAATTACCTTAACTGGTGATGAAGCCTTACCTTACGTTAGAATGCGTAAACAAGACCCAAATGGAGACTTCGGTCGCAACACAAGACAACGTCAGGTCATACAGGCTGTTATTAAAGAAGGCGCTAGTATTTCAAGCTTAACGAACTTCTCTGATATCTTCCAAGCAATTGGTAAGAATGTCAAGACCAACTTAACCTTTGATCAAATGGTAGACATTCAAAAGAACTACAAAACGGTTGGAAGTAACATTCAACAAATGGAAATCAAAGGTGCAGGCACAAAAATTAATGGAATCTATTACCTACAAATTCCTCAAGATGAACAACTACGTGTTCAAAATGAGTTAAAAGCACAATTAGAGTTAAATAATGCAAATACAACTGCTCAAAACTGATTGGGACTTCCAATCAGTTTTTTATTTATCAGTAAAAGCTATTCATTTCTTCTGGTAATTTTTATAGTTGAGGATTTTTATCATCAAATTAGCCGATCTCTCGAAATGTCAGAATAGTGTTTATAATGTCTGTTGTTTGATATTTACATAGCATTTGTTGCAAACTATATACTATAAACTGAAAAGGGCGGGACTAGTATATGAAAAAGGTACGTAAAGCGATTATTCCGGCAGCAGGTTTAGGAACACGGTTCTTACCCGCTACTAAGGCAATGCCAAAGGAAATGCTACCCATTGTTGATAAACCAACGATCCAATATATTGTCGAGGAAGCTGTCGCTTCAGGGATTGAAGATATCATTATTGTTACAGGTAGATCTAAACGTGCAATAGAAGATCACTTCGACTTTGCTTTGGAATTGGAGCAGAATTTAATAGAAAAAGGGAAAACCGATTTACTAGATAAAGTTCAATATTCCTCTAACTTGGCGGACATTCACTATATCCGTCAAAAGGAACCAAAGGGGCTTGGACATGCTGTCTGGTGTGCTCGAAATTTCATCGGGGATGAGCCGTTTGCTGTGCTCTTAGGTGATGATATTGTCCAAAGTAACACACCTTGCTTGCGCCAATTAATTGATGAGTATGAAACGACCCATTCTTCCGTCATTGGTGTTCAACAGGTGCCTGATAACGAAACCCACCGCTATGGGATTATCGATCCACTGATTCAAACCGGACGACGCTACCAGGTGAATAACTTTGTCGAGAAACCAGCACCCGGAACCGCCCCATCCAACTTAGCGATTATAGGTCGTTATATCCTAACACCCGAAATCTTTATGTTTTTAGACAACCAAGAGACCGGGGCTGGCGGCGAAATTCAACTAACCGATGCCATTCAGAAGTTAAACAGCATTCAACGAGTTTTTGCTTTTGACTTTGAAGGCAAGCGCTATGATGTTGGTGAAAAGATTGGTTTTGTGAAAACCACTGTTGAGTTTGCCTTACAGGATGAAGAGCTGCGTGAAGATGTGCTAGCATTTTTACAAGAACTAGTTGGGAAGGATGCTGGTCTTAGATTAATGGAAAAGAAAAGCTGATACTTTATAGGTTTTCCCCATAGGAGTATCAGCTTTTTTTATTATTCACATTTGATTACCGTCTTTTTAAGGATAACCCTAGTTGGCAGCCGTATTAGTTTACCTTCTTGGTGGCAAATATACTTCTACGGGCATTTATAGGCTGATTAATTACCTTCTTTCATGGAAATCAAATACGGCGGGCACTAATAGAGCTTATTAGTTACCGCTAGAACCCGTCATTCACCAAATTGGTAACTAATCCTCCCCATTAGTTCCCGCTAATTACTGCTATTTCTCTGTGGCAGGCACTACTCCATAGAAAAGAGCCCCACTTTGAAAAAGCGGGGCTCCGTTCTTCATTCTATTACTTTAAAACTTCATTTAGAGACGTTGGGTTAACTCCTCCACCAACTTGATAAACTTGTTTAAAATGCTTTCCAGCCAAAACTTGTTGTTGTTCTGGAAACAGTCCTACAGTTGTTGATATCAAAAGAACAGGTGAGCCAAGTTTGGCTGCTAATGGTCCTGCTGTTAGGGCATCAACTAGGTTCTCGGTTTCTGATTTAGTTACCAGAATGGAAGATAATTCTGCATCAGAATAGAACTTGCTGATGACCTTTGCATTCGTTTCATGACGAGTTAAGCCGCTTAGGCGGTTGTTGCGAATATCCGCAGATGTTACCTCGTCAACTTGATTGAGAATCGAAGGTGCGACAATCTCTTCGCCACCGATAACATAAGCATTCGGTAACTTTTCATTTTTCAACCATGTTAAGGTCGCATCAGGTATAGTCGTTTTCTCTACTAGAATAATTGGCTGCTTTGTCATACCCGCCTGTGCGGCAATGGATAAAGCATCTGGCTCTCCCCAGCCATAGGCCACATAAATTGTGTTGACATCCACCAATTTATTCAGTTCCTTCGCAATTAACAGCGAGGTATCTTTTCGGGTCGAGCCACCAATTCGAGTGACTGTATATCCTTTTGTTCTAAGTGTCTTTTCGACCTTAGAAGAAATAACGCCTTCCCCGCCAATTAAAACAATCTCTTTTGCATTTAGGCGAGTGATTTCATCCAATGTTGATTGTGGAATGGAATCGGTTGCTGTTAATAGAATTGGCGCATTTTTCGCTGTTGCTAACGGAGTGGATGTTAATCCGTCGACAATCGCAAAGCCATTTACTAACAGCACGCTCTCCGCAGTATTCCAGCCTGTTTGCGAAACCTTTACGGCTGTTTCATATCTGGTATCACCGATTAGTGGTACCAGAGTTGGTTTTTCTGTAGCCGTAGCTTTTACTGTTAAAGTGGTACCTTCACTCACATTTCCAGCTGCATCCGCTGCTGTAATCACTAAGTTCACACCACCCTTTTGAACAGGGATGGTCACGGTGAATTTCCCGTCCTCACCTGCTGTACCAATGCCAATTGCTGCTCCATTTACTTTTACTTCCACTTTGGAGACTGCTTCTGCCTGGCCTGTTACAGATGTGGCCTTATCGGTTACTTCATTTACTGTCGGCTTGGCTGGCGGGGTGACATCTTTTACCACTACTTTCACAGCCGCACTCACATTTCCAGCTTCATCTGTAGCGGTAACCTCTAATTCTGTTCCCGCTTTTTGAACCGGGATTGTGACAGTAAATGCTCCATCTGCTCCAGCTGTCGCACTGCCAAGCACCGTTCCATTACCTTTTACTTCTACATTAGAACCAGCTTCAGCTTTTCCTGTTACAGAAGTATCCTTGTCAGTTACTTCATTTACAGCTGGCTGGTCAGATGCCGTAGCGTCTTTTACTACCACTTTCGCTGCCACACTAATATTTCCAGCTTGGTCTGTAGCGGTAACCTCTAATTCTGTTCCCGCTTTTTGAACTGGGATTGTGACAGTAAACGCTCCATCTGCTCCAGCGGTCGCACTGCCAAGCACGTTTCCATTACCTTTTACTTCTACTTTAGAACCGGCTTCTGCTTTCCCTGTTACAGAAGTTTCCTTATCAGTTACTTCATTTACAGTTGGTTGTTCAGGTGCGGTTACGTCTTTTACTATCACTTTCACGGCCTCACTTACATTTCCGGCCTCGTCAGTAGCGGTAACCTCTATTTCCGTTCCTGCTTTTTGAACTGGGATGGTGACAGTAAATGCCCCATCTGCTCCAGCCGTCGCACTGCCAAGCAGTGTTCCATTCCCTTTTACTTCTATTTTAGAACCTGCTTCAGCTTTCCCTGTTACAGAAGTATCCTTGTCAGTTACTTCATTTACAGTTGGTTGTTCAGGTGCGGTTGCGTCTTTCACTACCACTTTCACCGCTGCACTTACATTCCCGGCATCGTCAGTAGCGGTAACCTCTATTTCTGTTCCTGCTTT
This Neobacillus sp. YX16 DNA region includes the following protein-coding sequences:
- a CDS encoding glycosyltransferase family 4 protein; translated protein: MKKVLLLGNHGFVIYNFRKEFVKELLKNGYEVFISLPKDDDKVPKMVDWGCKFIETNVDGRGTNPITDFKLILHYIRILIMVKPDVVLAYTIKPNLYGGVACRLLNIPCINTITGLGSGFSKKSLLKSFLAFMYKLSLKKSYTVFFQNTADMSTLLEGNIIKGNYMLIPGSGVNLKEYTFREFPNDNILTFIFIGRIMKDKGIDQYLEAAKIIKDKYPNTRFNLIGYVEKSQPHYNDKITLYEKEGYINYYGYQSNVRPFIEEAHCIIQPSHGGEGLSNVLLETAATGRVLIASNIPGCRETIEESYNGYTFAPKDTNHLVDKIEKFINLSYEDRARMGLNSRLKIEKEFDRNIVVQAYISRIKQIS
- a CDS encoding glycosyltransferase, producing the protein MRKGTIIYIGGFELPDKNAAANRVMANAKILRKSGYSIVLIGIDKNITFDDDIKISKQEYEGFTCWGVPYPKNNKEWMKYLTSTDLFSKVVSKYNDIEAVICYNYQSVAFERIRRYCKKNKIKIISDCSEWYGGNEGNIFFKTLKYLDTTIRMKVINRKVDSLIVVSDYLAQYYNGKNTIVIPTLINSKLKNHSNYVKGYENNHIIKLIYAGVPFRLGKPLKNRKLAKDRLDLAILLLYKSFKKGIINFHFDIYGITKEQYLEVLPDDSQMLNELENQIIFHGRRSNSDVQKMVNQADFSLLIRDDNRTTKAGFPTKFTESITCGVPVIATNTSDLQKYLVEGKNGYFLDINKENIDLDKFIMILSLKQEQIEGMKEYCFNSDTFNIENWVDDVRLIL
- a CDS encoding EpsG family protein translates to MGGSMIVYMTLLSYWGFIAFLVNVNSRLSLKYNSKLFTISAGVSLFLVMALKGETVGTDTLAYSNEYENAKYYLEYLLRPTELGYSYFNFVIKKLDLSFQSYLGIISAIVVISVSTLYRLHSKNILMSFYLHVTIGIFAMTMTGLRQTMAISLTIFAFIYLMRNKNLLFFIFILVAYFFHNSSLVFLLVFFLRKIRINKRTGFIIYVFCSLLFVCRGFIASLIMQIIPEKYTRYMLDVAYVNPLLIIVVMAIPLACLLLWPRASDLDNEDEPRIMSMLFLLSCLNFIIYFFALEISLFERMSFYFMIYNTVLIPNVIQKIKHKNIRAIAKVASIILPLLQFLISTPGGSMGIDDYKFFWELED
- a CDS encoding CpsB/CapC family capsule biosynthesis tyrosine phosphatase, with translation MIDIHCHILPGVDDGAQSLSDSINMAKKAVEQGIHTIVATPHHMNSRYENPKQLIIDRVKELNEAIRLEKLDLEIIPGQEVRIHGEMLEGYELGDILTVNHTPYVLVEFPSNHVPRYTEKLFYDLQMKGLVPVIVHPERNQEIIERPDVIYKLVEKGALTQVTASSVCGDFGKKIKNFSFQMIEANLTHFIASDAHNITSRTCKMREALSTINKKYGIDMVYYFEENAALALEGKEVYKEDPERIKRKKLFNLF
- the galU gene encoding UTP--glucose-1-phosphate uridylyltransferase GalU — encoded protein: MQRVRKAIIPAAGLGTRFLPATKAMPKEMLPIVDKPTIQYIVEEAVASGIEDIIIVTGKGKRAIEDHFDNAMELEQNLIEKEKFDILDKVKYATNLADIHYIRQKEPKGLGHAVWCARNFIGNEPFAVLLGDDIVQSDTPCLKQLINQYEDTFSSVIGVQTVVDSDTHRYGIIDPSSQEGRRYQVSNFVEKPKPGTAPSNLAIMGRYILTPEIFMFLDRQEKGAGGEVQLTDAIQKLNEIQKVFAYDFEGKRYDVGEKFGFVKTTIEFALQDPTLRNDLLELMDKLVETEKVKWNTLNSIATI
- a CDS encoding CpsD/CapB family tyrosine-protein kinase gives rise to the protein MAFKKNKTVRIIDPARKLIASLDPKSPISEQYRTIRTNIQYSSIDNEIHTIMVTSSGPGEGKSTSAANLAVVFAQLGKKVLLVDADLRKPTAHRTFGINNLFGFTTVLTKQATLIKTVHETEEKDLYILTSGPIPPNPAELLSSKSMEQFIEEAKELFDYVIFDTPPLLAVADPQIIANKVDGSIFVVSSGKTEIEPAKKAKELLVNAQSKMLGVVLNNKEMKSNDYYYYYGTKS
- a CDS encoding sugar transferase codes for the protein MIYKRYIKRIIDLILSITGLLLLSPVFLLIIIFIKFDSKGPILFKQLRVGTNKVQFYIYKFRTMRTDAPKNSPTWMLENPDTYITKVGKFLRKTSLDELPQIINIIKGEMSIIGPRPIIKKEYDLYMERDKNGVYSIKPGLTGLAQISGRDLVSFKEKASLDGEYVKNISFLLDFKIFLLTIIKVLKSDGVKEGVHKVKHNNSDTKERLLP